One segment of Gammaproteobacteria bacterium DNA contains the following:
- a CDS encoding histidine kinase — protein sequence MAYRVTGWPSLNNADAVTPCRTRTGADRAVPVDARMLAWMRCVLAFSALLIIWIAPSEPQRLVALTYASLVFYCIYSMALVFVAGRREWPVPQRAVWWADVFFYSWLVALTEGTSSIFVFFYFFPMLTASFSMGFREGLSVTLVSVALFVTVGLIFALSGAEFELDRTLIRPVYLLVFGYMIARWGGHELLLRRRLRLLQEINSQWNPRLGVAHVIGENLNRLRAFFEGNACMLVLSRPASPQNHLMYSVAQQTPGQSMEPREISEHAARELSLPEAVGAACNGRTHPFYGARNECIGHDFHTQLALRPEPERCAAVASLLDTPSFMTVPFMQRDGVSGRIYVTSDSGRYSHSDILFLAQAAEAMATVVENMTLIERLIADAAELERLHISRDIHDTTIQPYIGLKLALDALYREAGDNPLNRRIGELIEMTASTISGLRDYTRQLKEKSPRPGEFLAVALRKQIEQLRRYYGIEVDFVNDIPPHLSGRVAAEVFQMIVEGISNILRHTSAKRAFVSVIHENSTLLLEIGNEVPQNSDYRPEFMPRSIHDRAVSLGGSSLAVRRADGYTVVRVTIPV from the coding sequence ATGGCGTACAGGGTTACGGGGTGGCCAAGCCTGAACAATGCTGATGCGGTAACGCCTTGCCGGACACGCACCGGCGCTGACCGTGCCGTGCCGGTCGATGCCCGGATGCTCGCATGGATGCGCTGCGTCCTCGCGTTTTCGGCACTGCTTATTATCTGGATCGCCCCCTCCGAACCGCAGCGCCTGGTCGCCCTGACCTATGCCTCGCTGGTGTTTTATTGTATTTACAGCATGGCGCTCGTATTCGTGGCAGGCAGGCGCGAGTGGCCGGTGCCGCAGCGGGCCGTGTGGTGGGCGGATGTCTTTTTCTACTCCTGGCTCGTTGCGCTGACGGAGGGCACCAGCAGCATCTTCGTGTTCTTCTATTTCTTCCCGATGCTGACGGCGTCCTTTTCCATGGGTTTCCGCGAGGGCTTGTCGGTCACGCTGGTATCGGTGGCATTGTTTGTAACCGTCGGGCTCATCTTTGCACTCTCAGGCGCCGAGTTCGAGCTCGATCGCACGCTGATCCGCCCGGTCTATCTGCTGGTTTTCGGCTACATGATTGCCCGCTGGGGCGGCCACGAGCTGTTGCTGAGGCGCAGGCTGCGGCTGCTACAGGAAATAAACAGTCAATGGAATCCGCGGCTGGGTGTTGCTCACGTGATCGGCGAAAACCTGAACCGTTTACGCGCTTTCTTCGAGGGAAACGCATGCATGCTTGTGCTCAGCAGGCCTGCTTCCCCGCAAAACCATCTCATGTATAGCGTCGCACAACAAACACCCGGACAGTCGATGGAGCCGAGGGAGATCAGCGAACACGCTGCCCGGGAACTGAGCCTGCCGGAGGCGGTGGGGGCCGCCTGCAATGGGCGTACCCATCCATTTTACGGGGCACGGAACGAATGTATTGGGCATGATTTTCACACCCAGTTGGCCCTGCGGCCGGAACCGGAAAGATGCGCGGCTGTGGCCAGCCTGCTCGACACGCCGTCATTCATGACCGTGCCGTTTATGCAGCGCGACGGCGTGTCGGGCAGAATCTATGTGACCTCCGACAGTGGCCGCTACAGTCATTCGGATATCCTGTTCCTGGCCCAGGCAGCGGAAGCCATGGCCACGGTGGTCGAAAACATGACCTTGATTGAGCGGCTGATAGCCGATGCGGCAGAGCTTGAGCGCCTGCATATATCAAGGGATATCCATGACACGACGATCCAGCCTTATATAGGGCTAAAGTTGGCGCTGGACGCCCTGTACCGCGAAGCCGGTGACAACCCGCTCAACCGGCGCATTGGCGAGCTGATTGAGATGACGGCGTCTACCATCTCCGGGCTGCGCGACTATACCCGGCAGCTCAAGGAGAAATCCCCCAGGCCGGGGGAGTTCCTGGCTGTGGCCCTGCGGAAACAGATCGAGCAACTGCGGCGGTACTACGGTATCGAAGTGGATTTTGTGAATGATATTCCCCCGCATCTGAGCGGGCGGGTGGCTGCGGAGGTATTCCAGATGATCGTCGAGGGCATCAGCAATATCCTGCGACATACCTCGGCCAAGCGCGCGTTCGTGTCCGTTATTCATGAAAACTCCACGCTTTTGCTGGAAATTGGCAACGAAGTACCGCAAAATTCCGACTACCGTCCCGAATTTATGCCGCGCTCGATTCATGACCGGGCGGTCTCGCTCGGCGGCAGCAGTCTCGCCGTACGCAGGGCCGATGGCTATACTGTAGTTCGGGTAACAATCCCAGTCTAG
- a CDS encoding EAL domain-containing protein, which translates to MTLLRQLTMVIVILFALLFVGTTAISVHNTRSYLNVQLHTISQDTATSLGLSLSPHMAENDMVIVESMVNAVFDSGYYRTVIIRSIEGEPVVERVQPVRIEGVPGWFVNMFPLETPQGEALIVGGWQQLGTVTVAANPGHAYATLWSNSLDALWLFLGVSILTFGLGMAVLHVVLRPLRAVEEQARAICDREYPVQHKLPWTLELRSVVLAMNRMTGKVKEMFGEQATAMERLRAESYRDTLTGLANRRYFDMYLRQRIESADEFDGGALLFLELKDFKAFNEKRGYPAGDELLRATATIIEDACRNEKTQECFSAHFSGANFAVVLSNVTGQGALDAGEAIMRTLPRLRELGLIDTLEVGHAGLAIYRGQSVSELLAEADMALRAAQTMGANAVHMHAARAIEETVAYSATRWTEFLRKVIDTRNIILHVQPVRHCGDRKRVMHFEALLRVPNEDGKLIPAGIFLPMAKRPGLLQDFDKLVVSEVLSRIGTGSYGETPVAVNLFPSSIHDTGFVDWLCATLRASPEANGRIAFEVTEYGVLENLDALRLFIRRIGEFGAKVGLDHFGRGFSSFDYLSTVKIDYLKIDGSYIRGIPQNRDNQLFVDSVIKIAHGLDFEVIAESVETEEEWLTLSALRLDGVQGYGVAKPEQC; encoded by the coding sequence ATGACCCTGTTACGTCAGCTTACGATGGTCATCGTTATTCTGTTTGCCCTCCTGTTCGTGGGCACGACCGCCATCAGCGTGCATAACACACGCAGTTATCTTAACGTGCAACTGCACACCATCTCCCAGGACACGGCGACTTCCCTCGGCTTGTCGCTTTCGCCGCATATGGCCGAAAACGATATGGTGATCGTGGAAAGCATGGTCAACGCCGTCTTCGACAGCGGCTACTATCGCACGGTCATCATCCGCTCGATTGAGGGTGAGCCGGTTGTCGAGCGGGTGCAGCCGGTGCGCATCGAGGGCGTTCCGGGCTGGTTCGTGAATATGTTTCCCCTCGAGACCCCGCAGGGTGAAGCGCTGATTGTGGGCGGCTGGCAGCAGTTGGGTACCGTCACCGTTGCCGCCAACCCGGGCCATGCCTACGCTACCCTCTGGAGCAATAGCCTGGACGCCTTATGGTTGTTCCTGGGGGTGTCGATCCTGACGTTCGGCCTGGGCATGGCGGTGCTGCACGTTGTCCTGCGTCCGCTGCGTGCCGTGGAGGAGCAGGCGCGCGCCATCTGCGACCGGGAGTACCCGGTGCAGCACAAGCTGCCGTGGACACTCGAGCTGCGCAGCGTGGTGCTCGCCATGAACCGGATGACCGGCAAGGTCAAGGAAATGTTCGGCGAACAGGCGACAGCGATGGAGCGCCTGCGCGCCGAGAGCTACAGGGATACGCTCACCGGTCTCGCCAATCGCCGTTACTTCGACATGTATCTGCGCCAGCGTATCGAGTCAGCCGATGAGTTTGATGGCGGGGCGCTGCTGTTTCTGGAGTTGAAGGATTTCAAGGCATTTAACGAGAAGCGCGGCTATCCGGCCGGCGATGAACTGCTGCGCGCAACAGCGACGATTATCGAAGATGCGTGCCGCAACGAAAAGACGCAGGAGTGTTTTTCCGCCCATTTCAGCGGCGCCAACTTTGCCGTTGTGCTGTCCAATGTGACCGGGCAGGGGGCGCTCGATGCCGGCGAAGCCATCATGCGGACGCTGCCGAGACTGCGGGAGCTGGGGCTGATCGACACACTGGAGGTCGGCCACGCCGGGCTTGCCATCTATCGTGGTCAGAGTGTCAGCGAGTTGCTGGCGGAGGCCGATATGGCCCTGCGCGCGGCGCAGACGATGGGTGCGAACGCGGTGCACATGCACGCAGCAAGGGCCATCGAGGAGACGGTCGCTTACTCGGCCACCCGCTGGACGGAATTTTTGCGCAAGGTCATCGATACCCGGAATATCATCCTGCATGTGCAGCCGGTTCGCCACTGCGGCGACAGGAAGCGGGTCATGCATTTTGAGGCCTTGCTGCGCGTGCCAAACGAGGACGGTAAGCTCATTCCCGCCGGGATATTTCTGCCGATGGCAAAACGCCCGGGCCTGCTGCAGGACTTCGACAAACTGGTGGTGAGCGAGGTGCTGTCCCGTATCGGCACCGGCAGCTACGGGGAGACCCCGGTCGCGGTTAATCTGTTTCCCTCCTCGATTCACGATACCGGTTTCGTTGACTGGCTTTGTGCAACCCTGCGTGCCAGTCCCGAAGCGAACGGACGGATTGCCTTCGAGGTGACCGAATACGGCGTGCTGGAAAACCTCGATGCGCTGCGACTGTTCATTCGGCGGATCGGAGAGTTCGGTGCGAAGGTCGGACTGGATCATTTTGGCCGGGGCTTCTCCTCATTCGATTATCTGTCGACGGTGAAGATTGATTACCTGAAGATCGACGGCAGCTATATCCGGGGCATTCCGCAAAACAGGGACAACCAGCTTTTCGTGGACTCCGTCATCAAGATTGCGCACGGCCTGGACTTCGAGGTGATCGCCGAGTCGGTTGAAACCGAAGAGGAGTGGCTTACGCTGAGCGCGCTGCGCCTGGATGGCGTACAGGGTTACGGGGTGGCCAAGCCTGAACAATGCTGA
- a CDS encoding transglutaminase-like cysteine peptidase: MSASSLVARSRLAVLLACLFAGMYTAVSDEAGIVLSERLLEAAEREYGPAAKSRLTAWSQLVASGRQGTEREKLELVNDFFNQIPFVSDIEHWGREDYWATPSEMLASNGGDCEDFSISKYFTLLALGVPMNRLRITYVKAKNWNPVNQAHMVLTYYPSPSAVPLVLDNLIPEIKPATERSDLLPVYSFNGSGLWLAKVRGTGKAVAGGSGNISLWRDLTARMGKELK, from the coding sequence ATGTCTGCCTCGAGTCTGGTTGCCCGATCGAGACTTGCCGTCCTGCTGGCCTGCTTGTTCGCCGGCATGTATACGGCGGTGTCGGACGAAGCCGGCATCGTGCTGTCGGAGCGGCTGCTCGAAGCGGCCGAACGTGAATACGGGCCGGCCGCAAAAAGCCGGTTAACGGCGTGGTCGCAACTGGTCGCGTCTGGCAGACAGGGTACGGAGCGGGAAAAGCTGGAACTCGTCAACGATTTCTTCAACCAGATACCGTTCGTGTCGGACATTGAGCACTGGGGCAGGGAGGATTACTGGGCCACGCCCAGTGAAATGCTGGCGAGCAACGGCGGCGATTGCGAAGATTTTTCCATCTCCAAATACTTCACGCTGCTGGCCCTGGGGGTGCCGATGAACCGCCTGCGTATCACCTACGTCAAGGCCAAGAACTGGAATCCGGTCAACCAGGCCCACATGGTACTTACCTATTATCCGTCGCCGAGCGCTGTTCCGCTGGTACTCGACAACCTGATCCCCGAGATTAAACCGGCAACCGAGCGCTCGGACCTGCTTCCCGTCTATAGCTTCAACGGCAGCGGCCTGTGGCTGGCCAAGGTGCGCGGCACAGGCAAGGCGGTGGCCGGCGGGTCGGGAAATATCAGCCTGTGGCGCGATCTCACCGCCCGCATGGGCAAGGAGCTCAAATGA
- a CDS encoding TolC family outer membrane protein, which produces MTFVPAPFKLSLIAVALGLTLGAPAYGQSLQEAVEQTLQTNPDVLIDASKRLSTDEAVKGARGGYLPKVDLLLGTGRERSNNSSTGGTDLTLTRREASLTLTQMLFDGFGVSSEVDRNQARVESAAHKLAGTSEQVGLQAIEAYLEVLRQRELVELTRANLGAHDRTLDQVKIRAESGVGRKADFEQIQARSGLAKANFTAAETNLRDAETNFLRVVGVTPVDLSKPNQPEPGALPKSMEEAVQLAFDNNPVLKSAMADVAAAEAQNRAAKSFMYPRFDLELGAAENENLDGVVGDNDERYAMLRMRYNLFKGGSDKARVDETAQLTNEAREIARRTRQQLEQSTRLSWNAMVSAGERLPSLKQHADASLATRDAYTKQFSIGQRTLLDMLDSENEHFTASSNYVTGQYVELFAHYRVLADMGQLLGVLGVSPRAETMVEARQ; this is translated from the coding sequence ATGACTTTCGTTCCCGCCCCGTTCAAGTTGTCACTCATTGCCGTGGCACTAGGTCTTACCTTGGGGGCGCCAGCCTACGGGCAATCCCTGCAAGAAGCGGTGGAGCAGACACTGCAAACCAACCCCGATGTCCTGATTGACGCCTCGAAGCGGCTCTCGACCGATGAGGCGGTAAAGGGCGCGCGCGGCGGCTATCTGCCGAAGGTGGATTTGCTGCTGGGCACCGGCCGGGAGCGGAGCAACAACTCCTCGACCGGCGGAACCGACCTGACGCTGACGCGGCGTGAGGCGTCGCTGACGCTGACACAGATGTTGTTTGACGGCTTCGGTGTGTCAAGCGAAGTCGATCGCAATCAGGCGCGGGTTGAGTCGGCTGCCCACAAACTGGCGGGCACCTCCGAGCAGGTCGGGTTGCAGGCGATTGAGGCCTATCTCGAGGTGTTGCGCCAGCGTGAACTGGTAGAGCTCACCCGGGCGAACCTCGGCGCCCACGACCGCACCCTTGACCAGGTCAAGATTCGCGCCGAAAGCGGTGTAGGCCGCAAGGCCGATTTTGAGCAGATTCAGGCCCGGTCAGGCTTGGCAAAGGCCAATTTCACCGCTGCAGAAACCAATCTGCGTGATGCCGAGACCAATTTTCTGCGCGTGGTCGGCGTAACCCCGGTGGATCTATCCAAGCCGAATCAGCCCGAACCCGGCGCGCTGCCGAAGTCCATGGAGGAAGCGGTGCAACTGGCGTTTGACAATAATCCGGTACTGAAATCAGCCATGGCGGATGTCGCGGCCGCCGAGGCACAGAACAGGGCCGCCAAGTCCTTCATGTACCCGCGTTTTGACCTCGAGCTGGGCGCTGCCGAAAATGAAAACCTGGACGGCGTGGTGGGTGATAACGACGAACGCTACGCCATGCTGCGCATGCGCTACAACCTGTTCAAGGGTGGTTCCGATAAGGCCCGCGTGGACGAGACGGCGCAACTGACCAACGAGGCGCGCGAGATCGCGCGCCGCACCCGCCAGCAGCTGGAGCAGAGCACGCGACTGTCGTGGAACGCCATGGTGTCGGCGGGCGAGCGTCTGCCGTCACTCAAGCAGCACGCCGATGCCAGCTTGGCGACGCGCGATGCCTATACCAAGCAATTTTCCATCGGCCAGAGAACGCTGCTCGACATGCTGGATTCCGAGAACGAACATTTCACGGCCAGCTCGAACTACGTGACCGGGCAGTATGTGGAGCTGTTTGCCCACTACCGTGTGCTGGCCGACATGGGGCAGTTGCTCGGTGTGCTCGGCGTGAGCCCGCGTGCAGAAACGATGGTTGAGGCCAGGCAGTAA
- a CDS encoding retention module-containing protein yields the protein MAQQTATATTTIQSGAIGTVKTLIGNATAIGQDGAARALQVGDKVYANDLIQTSAAGTIIIEFVNGTHMDLGRGAEMVLDSEVFNPAQAAGEETDIAALQALIAAGADPTAVTEAAAAGPGAGDEGGSSFVVVDPTLDRGLVTSGFDTTGIAVEFDQPAEELPITDRDAPNPQDDNPDPEANVNIVSEAEPANGVIDTTEGNLFDNDAFGADGPGNPPLVDVTYDGEIGPATKTSDATTVTFTASNWTLVFDKLTGEYTFTLTGPYDHLGEQDEFADGHFTYTIQDADGDTGSAVLTIRILDDAPTISAGTATVDSLQVDETTLSTNATVNFAGLFTASYGADGAGTTTYALGILSPGVDSGLVDMATNNSVFLFLESGVVVGREGTDATDAATGDIVFTVTVAANGDVTLDQVRALKHDPNTGPDQATSLSAANLVSLTATITDADGDSNSATVNLGSALSFKDDAPTAPTVTAAVTGVAHDETPGTGASGPNAANDIAGSSLPAPVLALFNAIGVDRGNDTHVAVKDNGAIGFAASAGSLVTLSGGSFGADGGTAVSYALKVTNGTFSGVSTTEGTQIFLYAGSGSTAGLILGRVGTEAGATDTANPTGTVAFALAVDAATGNVYIAQYLSLFHPTAGSSAAASDESVSLNASALQMEVTYTDNDGDTASNSANIGGLISFQDDGPTGLNPQTAYVNNAALATFTGALDFDSSISNNFGADGGGTVFFPASLNGPAVGLTSGGLPITYTVSGGGLVLTASTVLGTVFTVTLQPGSSNYVVNMVGTVDGGATTIDFNAGGYDFVGGNTHWSTFNTAVNDNSQDILLTPILNGAFGGTTNTNANDGGIGGGGGGGSVGAGEAMRVDFVVDVTGTPGSGGAGYSVLANRNHQFEEHYNGNGALATFTSISGGSNPTSTILIKTFDDFGDGSNGNGSFVVGDGTLDSVTSIAIKFGTSTQIVSFAVIGLIATAYVVGGKTFTVQFKDVDPGAGIVYGVEIAGVVSDTTIATYTASGFSSIEYHYVGEKAFRIGDFGVTTVNPGAGVDISLPISISDGDGDTMASTLNVSFEPPALIGNQTLNGTAGADTLYGGAGDDTLNGLGGNDILYGGSGNDILNGGDGNDILIGGAGKDTMTGGSGNDTFKFNSTWDSSATLSLADVITDFRTGGLNNKIDLSAIDANNGVAGDQAFAFVAAPTTSAVANSITWHEDGGNTIIQINNSGGTTVDMAIILNGTGLSLTASDFIL from the coding sequence ATGGCACAGCAAACCGCTACGGCGACCACCACCATCCAGTCCGGTGCAATCGGCACCGTAAAGACCCTCATCGGCAACGCGACCGCCATCGGCCAGGACGGCGCCGCGAGGGCGCTGCAGGTCGGCGACAAGGTCTACGCCAACGACCTCATCCAGACCTCCGCCGCCGGCACCATCATCATTGAATTCGTCAACGGCACCCACATGGATCTGGGCCGGGGCGCCGAGATGGTGCTGGACAGCGAGGTGTTCAATCCCGCCCAGGCGGCCGGTGAAGAGACCGACATCGCGGCCCTCCAGGCCCTGATCGCTGCCGGCGCCGATCCGACCGCAGTGACCGAGGCCGCGGCAGCGGGACCCGGTGCAGGCGATGAAGGCGGCAGCAGCTTCGTCGTGGTAGACCCGACCCTCGACCGGGGCCTGGTGACCAGCGGTTTTGATACCACGGGCATTGCGGTTGAGTTCGATCAGCCGGCAGAAGAGCTGCCCATCACTGATCGCGATGCGCCCAACCCCCAGGACGACAACCCCGACCCGGAGGCCAATGTTAACATCGTGTCCGAGGCCGAGCCGGCAAACGGGGTGATCGATACGACCGAAGGCAACCTCTTTGATAACGACGCCTTTGGTGCTGATGGCCCCGGCAACCCGCCGCTCGTTGACGTGACCTATGATGGTGAGATCGGTCCTGCTACCAAGACCAGCGATGCCACCACTGTTACCTTCACGGCTTCCAACTGGACACTGGTATTTGACAAGCTAACCGGCGAATACACCTTCACCCTGACGGGACCTTACGATCACCTCGGGGAGCAGGACGAGTTCGCCGACGGACATTTTACCTACACGATTCAGGACGCCGATGGCGACACCGGCTCTGCAGTCCTGACCATCCGTATTCTGGACGATGCGCCGACCATCAGTGCGGGTACGGCCACGGTCGATTCACTGCAGGTCGATGAGACCACCCTGTCGACCAACGCCACCGTCAACTTTGCCGGCCTGTTTACTGCGAGCTACGGCGCTGACGGCGCGGGCACGACCACCTATGCGCTGGGCATTCTGAGCCCGGGCGTGGATTCGGGTCTGGTGGACATGGCCACCAACAACAGCGTCTTCCTGTTTCTCGAGAGCGGCGTCGTCGTCGGTCGCGAGGGGACGGATGCCACCGATGCCGCCACGGGCGACATCGTCTTCACCGTGACAGTCGCCGCCAACGGTGACGTGACCCTGGATCAGGTGCGCGCACTGAAGCACGACCCGAACACTGGCCCGGATCAGGCGACCAGCCTGAGTGCGGCCAACCTGGTGAGCCTGACCGCGACCATTACCGATGCCGACGGTGACAGCAACAGCGCCACCGTCAACCTCGGCAGCGCCCTCAGCTTCAAGGACGATGCGCCGACGGCCCCGACGGTAACTGCAGCAGTCACCGGTGTAGCACACGACGAGACACCGGGCACCGGGGCATCGGGCCCGAACGCGGCCAACGACATAGCGGGCAGCTCACTGCCGGCACCAGTGCTGGCACTGTTCAACGCGATTGGTGTTGACAGGGGCAATGACACGCACGTGGCAGTGAAGGACAACGGAGCGATTGGTTTCGCGGCCAGCGCAGGCTCGCTGGTGACCCTGTCGGGCGGCAGCTTCGGCGCCGACGGTGGCACGGCAGTGAGCTACGCGCTCAAGGTGACCAACGGCACCTTCTCCGGCGTCAGCACCACCGAAGGCACGCAGATATTCCTGTACGCGGGCAGTGGTTCCACGGCGGGCCTGATTCTGGGCCGGGTGGGCACCGAGGCCGGCGCGACCGACACGGCCAACCCGACCGGCACCGTGGCCTTTGCGCTGGCGGTGGATGCGGCAACGGGCAATGTGTACATTGCGCAGTACCTGTCATTGTTCCACCCGACCGCAGGCAGTTCAGCAGCGGCCTCTGACGAGTCCGTGTCACTGAACGCAAGCGCGCTGCAGATGGAAGTGACCTACACCGACAACGATGGCGACACGGCCTCCAACTCGGCCAACATCGGTGGCCTCATCAGCTTCCAGGACGATGGCCCGACGGGACTGAATCCGCAGACGGCCTATGTGAACAACGCGGCGCTCGCCACATTTACCGGCGCGCTTGATTTCGACTCCAGCATCAGCAACAATTTCGGCGCTGATGGCGGCGGGACTGTATTCTTCCCGGCGAGCCTCAACGGCCCGGCCGTGGGGCTGACGTCCGGGGGCCTGCCCATTACCTACACGGTCTCGGGCGGTGGCCTGGTGCTCACGGCATCGACAGTGCTGGGCACGGTGTTTACCGTGACCCTGCAGCCCGGCAGCAGCAACTACGTGGTGAACATGGTCGGCACGGTGGACGGTGGGGCGACCACCATCGATTTCAACGCCGGCGGCTACGACTTCGTGGGCGGCAACACGCATTGGTCTACCTTCAACACGGCGGTCAATGACAACAGCCAGGACATCCTGCTGACCCCCATATTAAACGGCGCTTTCGGTGGCACCACCAACACCAATGCCAATGACGGCGGTATCGGCGGCGGTGGCGGCGGTGGCAGTGTGGGCGCGGGCGAGGCGATGCGGGTCGATTTTGTGGTGGATGTGACGGGAACCCCGGGCAGCGGCGGGGCGGGCTACAGCGTGCTGGCCAACCGGAATCATCAGTTCGAGGAGCACTATAACGGCAACGGCGCGCTGGCGACCTTTACCTCCATCAGCGGCGGCTCGAATCCGACGAGCACGATACTGATCAAGACGTTTGATGATTTCGGTGACGGCTCCAATGGCAATGGAAGTTTTGTCGTTGGCGACGGCACACTGGATTCGGTGACCTCCATCGCCATCAAATTCGGCACCTCGACCCAGATCGTGTCGTTTGCGGTGATTGGTTTAATCGCCACTGCCTATGTCGTGGGCGGGAAGACCTTCACGGTGCAGTTCAAAGATGTGGACCCGGGTGCCGGCATCGTCTATGGCGTGGAGATTGCCGGCGTCGTGTCCGACACCACGATTGCGACCTATACCGCGAGTGGCTTCTCCAGCATCGAGTATCACTACGTTGGCGAGAAGGCCTTCCGCATCGGCGACTTCGGCGTGACGACCGTGAACCCGGGGGCGGGCGTGGACATCAGCCTGCCCATCAGTATTAGCGATGGCGACGGCGATACCATGGCCAGCACCCTCAACGTTTCGTTTGAGCCCCCTGCGCTGATCGGGAACCAAACCCTCAACGGTACCGCAGGCGCCGATACACTGTATGGTGGTGCCGGAGACGACACCCTGAACGGTCTGGGCGGCAACGACATCCTCTACGGTGGCAGCGGCAACGACATCCTCAATGGCGGCGACGGCAACGACATCCTGATCGGCGGCGCGGGCAAGGATACAATGACCGGCGGCAGCGGCAATGACACCTTCAAGTTCAATTCGACCTGGGACAGCAGCGCCACGCTCTCGCTGGCGGATGTCATCACCGACTTCCGCACCGGCGGCCTCAACAACAAGATCGATCTGTCGGCCATCGACGCCAATAACGGTGTGGCGGGCGACCAGGCGTTTGCCTTTGTGGCGGCGCCCACCACCAGCGCCGTTGCCAACAGCATTACCTGGCATGAGGACGGTGGTAACACCATTATCCAGATCAACAACAGCGGCGGCACCACAGTGGATATGGCCATTATTCTGAATGGTACCGGCCTCAGCCTGACGGCGTCGGATTTCATTCTCTAG
- a CDS encoding response regulator transcription factor: MYLLASNSPEITTRFEGPLRKKGQTTVVGSLAELWQDLARHPAKLILIDFGLLASGPQAEIAKTRQLTPDAKILVVAAGLSPEVELSLLGMGAAACCGAQLAEDTITRIINTVLDGGTWISSAALPLLLKGLGGLATTPAASRPGAAERLASLTPREGQIAELVASGASNKLIARQLDITDRTVKAHLSAIFQKLGVSDRLQLALYVTGSGLSRSGAAPP, translated from the coding sequence ATGTACCTACTGGCTAGCAACTCACCCGAAATCACCACCCGCTTTGAGGGCCCTCTCCGGAAAAAGGGGCAGACCACTGTTGTCGGATCTTTGGCCGAGCTGTGGCAAGACCTTGCCCGGCATCCCGCAAAACTGATCCTGATTGACTTCGGACTGCTGGCGTCCGGCCCGCAGGCCGAAATCGCCAAAACCAGGCAGCTCACCCCGGACGCCAAGATCCTGGTCGTGGCGGCCGGACTCTCACCGGAAGTGGAGCTATCCCTGCTCGGAATGGGTGCGGCGGCGTGTTGCGGCGCCCAGCTTGCCGAGGACACCATTACCCGCATCATCAACACCGTGCTCGACGGCGGCACCTGGATCTCCTCTGCGGCCCTGCCCCTGTTGCTGAAGGGCCTGGGCGGCCTGGCCACTACGCCTGCCGCGAGCCGGCCCGGCGCGGCCGAACGGCTGGCAAGCCTGACCCCGCGCGAAGGCCAGATCGCGGAACTGGTCGCCAGCGGCGCCAGCAACAAGCTTATTGCCCGCCAGCTGGACATCACCGACCGCACCGTCAAGGCCCACCTCAGCGCCATCTTCCAGAAACTGGGGGTGTCGGATCGCCTCCAGCTTGCCCTCTACGTGACCGGCTCGGGCCTCTCCCGCTCAGGCGCCGCCCCGCCCTGA